The genomic interval ATCCAACTTATTATGGAATTTGTTCGAATATAAAAGAAATTGTAAAAATAGCTCATGAATATGAAATGCTTGTTTTAGTTGATGAAGCACATGGAACCCATCTTTACTTTGGTGAAAATTCTCCTTGTGGTGGAATGCAATTAGGTGCTGATATGTGTGCCTTAAGTTTACATAAAACAGGTGGTTCTTTAACACAAAGTTCCGTTTTACTTGTTCGCAATGAAAAAATAAATCCACATTATGTTCGAAATATAATAAATATTACACTAACAACTAGTTCATCTTATTTATTACTGACAAGCCTTGATTTAGCGAGAAAACAATTAGTGGAAAAAGGAAAAGAAATGGTTAATAGAGCAACTGAATTAGCGAATTATGCTAGGAATGAAATAGAGAAAATTGGTGGTTATATTGTATTCTCAAGAGAATTAATTAATGGTGATACTATTTTCGATTATGATGTCACTAAACTAAGTATTAATGTTTCTAATATCGGTTTATCAGGATTTGAGATGGGGAGTATTTTACGTGATGAATATCATATATTAATTGAGTATGGTGATGCTAACAATTTCATGTGTATAATAAGCTTAGGAGATACAATTGAAAATATAGATAAATTAGTCGCTGCTTTAAAGGATATTAAAGGAAAATACCAATCTGATAAGAAAAAAGGTGCTAAAGCAGAGTTTATACTTCCTGAAGTTTCAATTTCTCCAAGAGAAGCCTTCTATGCTCGTAAAATGCCTGTTTTATTTACGGAAAGTGAAGGATTTGTAAGTGGAGAGTTTGTTATGTGTTATCCTCCTGGTATTCCTGTGATAGCTCCAGGTGAGGTAATTAGTAAAGACGCTATTGAGTATATTATCTATTCAAAGGAAAAAGGAAGTTTAATTACAGGTCCAGAAGATTTAACAAATGAGTTTATTAATATATTAGTATATTAGTTATAAATACGGAGGAAAAGAATGGAAAAAAGTACGTTAACATTTTTATTTTGTAATGCAGAGTATAATGATGCCAAAACAGTTTTGTTTGGGGCGCCATTTGATGGAACCACTTCATTCCGTCCTGGTACTCGATTTGCCCCAATGGTCATCCGCAATGAATCGTATGGCTTAGAAATCTATAGTCCTTATCAAGATAAAGAGATAACGGATTTCAACATTTTTGATTCAGGTGATTTAGTGCCAGATATAGGAAATGTGAAAGCAATGATAGACAAAATTTCTGATTTTACTAACCAGGTATTAGATGATGGTAAATTACCTGTGATGATTGGTGGAGAACATTCTTTATCAATTGGAACAATTAAAGCAGTTGCACAGAAATATCCTGATTTACATATTCTTCATTTTGATGCTCATACTGATTTAAGAGATACATATTATGATCATAAATTATCACATGCAAATGTATTATATC from Mycoplasmatota bacterium carries:
- a CDS encoding aminotransferase class I/II-fold pyridoxal phosphate-dependent enzyme, encoding MKLDQNKAPIYLALKKLIEDDTIPFDVPGHKRGRGNALLQEFIGSRTCEYDVNSSKTIDYAMHPTGVIREAEKLMAEAFGADDAFLMVNGTTSAVQAMVMAACMEGEKIILPRNVHKSAINALILSGAIPVYINPGVNHKFGISLGISVLDVKQTIEENPDAKAIFIINPTYYGICSNIKEIVKIAHEYEMLVLVDEAHGTHLYFGENSPCGGMQLGADMCALSLHKTGGSLTQSSVLLVRNEKINPHYVRNIINITLTTSSSYLLLTSLDLARKQLVEKGKEMVNRATELANYARNEIEKIGGYIVFSRELINGDTIFDYDVTKLSINVSNIGLSGFEMGSILRDEYHILIEYGDANNFMCIISLGDTIENIDKLVAALKDIKGKYQSDKKKGAKAEFILPEVSISPREAFYARKMPVLFTESEGFVSGEFVMCYPPGIPVIAPGEVISKDAIEYIIYSKEKGSLITGPEDLTNEFINILVY
- the speB gene encoding agmatinase gives rise to the protein MEKSTLTFLFCNAEYNDAKTVLFGAPFDGTTSFRPGTRFAPMVIRNESYGLEIYSPYQDKEITDFNIFDSGDLVPDIGNVKAMIDKISDFTNQVLDDGKLPVMIGGEHSLSIGTIKAVAQKYPDLHILHFDAHTDLRDTYYDHKLSHANVLYRAWEMLGDNRIYQFGIRSGAKDEFEWAKKHVIQTKYNTQGLDETIAKLKGKPVYITIDYDVMDPSVFPGTGTPEPGGISFHELLTAILKFRELNVVGADVMELSPHYDQTGASTAVACKVLRELLISICK